The nucleotide sequence GCGTGCGCGGAAATGCTGCGAGAGAACACCAGCCTGCAAAGTCTTAACATCGAGTCCAACTTCATCACCTCCGACGGCATGATGGCCGTCATCAAGGCCATGGCTAACAACGCTACGCTAGTGGAACTCAAGATCGACAACCAGGTAGCGCCTTGGCTCCGcccatagttttttttataaatccagCTCCTATTTACTAATAAGAACACCccgaattgttggccagccaatcgcagagcacgaggagacaaacagccaatcactcgtagctaggggcaatttagattgtccaatcagcctatcacgcatgtctttggaatgtgggatgaaaccggggtacccggagaaaacccacaaaggcccggggaaaacatgcaaactccacacagaacctggatttgaacccagatccccacACTGCGAGGCCAGCgttctaaccactcacccaccgggccgcccacttattatatatatttttttcaattttttttttttttactctctttACAGCGACAAAAACTGGGCGACTCGGTGGAGATGGAGATCGCCGCCATGTTGGAGAACAACTCCAGCATGCTGAAATTTGGCTACCACTTCACGCAGCAGGGCCCTCGCGCCCGCGCCGCCATGGCCATCACGCGGAACAACGACATGCGTAAGAATGCaacttcatctttttttttttctcccgccGCCCACCGGCCGGACTCAAACGTTGATCTTTCTCCGTCAGTTCGGCAGCAGAGGCTGAGATGAAAGACGGAAGAAAAATCGGCGCTCGCCGCTCACGCCAGAGCGCTTGTTTTTTTACCGACACGTGGCACGATTCATCTCATTGGATGGGTGAGGAGCGTCTGTAAATACtttcaataaaatatttattcaaattttCGTTGTGACGTAAAATTGGGAAAATTATGGAAGGCGAGGAAACAAAGGGAAACACCTTAAAAatatctacagtaatccctcaaatatcgcggttcatgtaACCGAAAAATTCCCAAGTAGGTTATAAtgacctattttttttacttcagttttgagtcctagtagcaaaagtggcttctgcttatgagtttcagcgtggattttcacatttttatgaacttaaaaaaataaaaaataaattaaataattaatagcagaaaaaaatcgcgactaagtgaagttgcgataatcAAAGGGAAGACTGTACTAACCTATTTTTTGGCAATATTAGACTTTTGCATTTGTTGACATTTGCTCAAGAgcgaataataaaataaaataatcaaataattaaaaaatatattttttagcataccgtattttctcgcattttcGCGTATAAGCCTTATCTTTAAAATTGCCTAAGAACAATCCATTGCTGGATTGGACATTCCTATAATGTTGCCTgtacatagacaaattcaaaaaggaagtcatgtgaccagtacaaccaggaagtgtgtccttaGCGGTCTCGtttgtaagatggcggcgccctgagcgagcaatggcaggcacaagtgagttttttcacgttttatgcaatatacgcttaatttttttcttaaatttcattcatagacgtcaaaataaatgttatttagcgttttatctgtttatcttttctcaatttggaaataaataaccgtatcggccgcaatGTCTTACGTTATGGCGTTTAAtttttgcgcatataagccgtaccctcaattcagtcattttttttcggaAAAATTCAGTGTATACGCCAGCTTGACTTTTATGATTTTGCTAAATCTTATATTTTTTGCTTACAAATTGGATTCCTTGGAGAACGGGACCAAAAAACCCCCCGAAAATATACGGCAAGTGAGGTCAATTTCCTCTGCCTCAGCGCGTGATTGGCTGACAACATTCTAAAGTTTCATTTTAATTACGCAAATCTCCTTTAAGGCGCTCTTGATCCTCGCACTTCCCACCAGCACCTGAGCTATTTTTTCCCCGGCCGGGTCGCAAAGTGAAAGCGATCAGGCTTGGGTTACGGCGTTCCGCATAAAAGCCGAGGCCGTTTACGGCTCGTGACAGCTGCTAACCTCTCAGGATTTCCACGACATGGTCCGCATTCCCTTCCCCTCCGAGCGCCGCTAGCTAGCACCGATCGCTCTTTGAACTTCTCAAAAGTCCCCCCGTTCCAAATTTTGCCTCCTATCGTCACGTTAGCGACACCGAGAAGCGGCGCGCTTCTGTAATTCGGCGCCGCTAACGCTAACTGTCGGAATCAGCACCCAAATTAGCACCGGGCTAGCAGGTTTACACTCCGCTAACGCTAAAAGTGGCTTACGTTTCCCAATTTTGGCCGAAGAAGGTCTTCGTCAAATACCGCAAATTAGCGTAGCGGCGGCGCTAGCGTCAAAAAGGGGGCCCGATACGGTGTTAAAATGCAGGCGGCAGCTAGTACCGCGAAATGCCGCGTCATCTTGGGCGATATGTACTCTTTGGCATCGTTTCCAACCACCTGTTGCCcttcccaagatggccgccggttACAAATAATGCAGAAGATGAAGAAAAGAGCAGAATAGGACATTtaaggtttgtttttttaaccctcaGAGTGTTCTGGTAAGTTTTTGTCATTGGGCTTATTGAGCagccatatttttttatgttggggGCGGGGCTATACTTTAAATAGCGGTAATAGCAGCCACGATTTGAATTTTTATAGACATTGATATTAGCGTTTATGTAGTGGAACTAGGGAAAGGCTAGCTAGCGAACTCTGCTAGCATAGGTGATTAGCACAACTAAGCTAATGCTATGATATTAGCATTACTTATTGCATTTTGAGCTTTTGAAAGCATTTTAAAGGTACTATGAAACTGAAACTCTGCTAGCATAGGTGATTAGCACAACTAAGCTAATACTATATTAGCATTGCTTATTGCATTTTGAGCTTTTGAGAGTATTTTAAAGGTATACTGTGAAACTGAAACTCTGCTAGCTAGCATAGGTGATTAGCACAACTAAGCTAATGCTATGATATTAGCATTACTTATTGCATTTTGAGCTTTTGAGAGCATTTTAAAGGTAATGTGAAActgaaattatgttttaaaaagggaatCAGAGTTCATTGATGAAATTTTACATGAAAACAAAGTTGGTAGTCAAATCTGGCAACCAAAACAGCACCAGGGAatgaatcaaaacaacaattcagGATCATTTCTGGCTTTTTATTGCTGCTGCACTTTGTACATATTGACAGAATGGCAGAGCACAGACATTGGCTGAACATTTTTTAGTGGGCGGAGCCAAGGACGGCGAGAATGTGAGCTTAATTAGGATCGAATTTCATTACCGAGCCTTTGCTGTAACTTTTGGAAGAgctttgtttacaaaaatacaGTCTGCTGTCATGTTAAAGTCACTTGAGGGGAGCGGGCTCGTCCTCGTCGGAATCGAACTCCACGTTGTCGTCTTTAACCCAGTGGCCGCTCCGGTCCCGTAGCCACCCGTCGCTACGGGGAAAAACGACGCATTCGGCGTCCAGTCAGGAAATCACCAAAACCGGAAGCGGAAAGGAGGTTGGAAACCTTTTCAGTTTGAGGTAATGCTCCAATTCTTGTCTCCTTTCTGACGACATGGGTTCGGATGTTGGAGTCTCTGAGTCGGGGCGCCCTCTTGTGGTGGTGGATGGTTGTTCAGCATCTGTATAAAAGCAaatcaagcttttttttcactAATCTATAATAGGAAagcagtatgttttttttaaattacctgTTGGGATGACAACCTCGTTTGACTCTGTAATACCACAAGGTGGCGCTCTATGTTGAAATAGACTTTTGCTGCTTACAGGTCCTTTTCTAGTTTTAGTGCTAAACCAAAGCAAAATACATAAATTggtgtattttccggactataaatcacacttaaatgtcttctttttttcactctgagaTCCAACAGATTATTACAGTGCATTTTCCAGGCTATAAAACTGTTAATATTACATTAACAGGTGTGTATTTTGTCCATCTATTTTACctataatgtttgttcttggtttctgataaattgccttccaaaaaaattcaatttatactccagtgcgacttatatttatttttctttcccccTCTTTATTTAGCATTATTTGGCCTACACGACTCCTACtcaggtgcgatttatagtccgaaaaatacggtgcgtataatttaacatttttgtgaGACTAAATGATACATGCCTGGTTTTACGATGGCAGCTATTATACGGGCCGGTCCTCAGCAAAGCGTGATGAGTCAGTTTTCGCGTCTGTTCCAGTAAAGGTGCTGCAAAATTTGATCCTtcctggaaaaaataaaataaaaatgtaaccaCTACAACAAGGTTTGCTTGAAAATGCAATTGTGAGATGCTTACTTGTTGCTGGTCTTCTGCTTGGATGAAGATTTCTTGTTTCCGTTTGGTTATTTCATGCTTGAGCTGAGTCTTCTTGCCATAGAATACTTTTAAACCTTAACACACACATAAAATCATATTCGATTTTCTGGCTGTTAATATTAACAATCCTACAATAGTGACTGAAATTTCTAATTGCTATATTCTAGTACATTCATTCAACTCACCTTCTAAATGTCTTTTACCTTTCCGGTGTACTGTCAACATGTCAACAGTGTCAAATACTGGGCGGTAGTGGCACACAAGACAAGTATACCTATGacaaaatatgtattattttgGTGTTAACCATGTCAATGTTAATAACCAGTTGATGTTTACATTTTACCTTCCATTGCTCAGAAGGGTTGCTTCGTCGTCTGGAATAAAATTTGACAAAAGATCCGCGACGCGTCGTTTCTGCCAACAAAAAAAGTCGACCAACAAAACACTAAGTGCGATGgaattttttgttattattgtttttgtcgTGGAATTCCAGCAAAACGTTTGTTAGCAGTTAGCCACCTTAGCAACTTGCAATATGTAGCTATTGATAATAACAAACGCTATGAAAATATAAACTCACCTTGAGAAGATTCAATTGACTATTATCGTTGCCTTCACGTTTAAAAgacataattattattatagttaTTTAGCCAGGTAAAAACGTTTAGTATAGTCGTCCAAAATGAAACAACTTCCGAAAGTGGTGTGGCGTTCAATGTCAGTGTAACATTCGAAATCAATTAaacaacatatattttttaaatgaaaatatatatccataacatctaaaaaaaaaacgtattaaagTGTATAatcaattaaatgtttttgtttgaaagtatttttaattttagggCTGTCGTTAGTTGatcaaaaaaaaagcaacgtgTGCTGGTGAAGGCATCATGCGCAGTGCATTATGGGAATGACGCTTCCCATAACATCAGTTAACGAAAACAAACAGTATAAAGCTGTAATGCAATGAACTAACATGGTAATATTTGTTCGAATTTTCTTTGCTGCTTGTTATCTTTGTCTTTAAAATACATGATAGTCTCCTAAGGGCTGGTTTAATAAGAAACTTCAAGACGAGTTTAGATTGTTTGCGGCAGGGCCGGCGAGTAATGTGGCGTTCACAGGTCAGAGTAAATTTAGGATTGTAAAATCGGAAACTTCCTTATCGAGTGGATACTCTTCAAATCTAATTAATAACATCGAATTGAATGGTTTAATAAGGTTTGAATGGTTTGATTTTTCCCAATCACAAACGTGGTAATAAGTTTCAAACGATTGCATTTTTGTTTCCCGATCACAAACTTGGTTAGAATGACATTTTTTCCGAGTAACCGTAAATGCATCTCACTCAACGCAGCTGTCACTCACCCGGCATCCATGGCAACATATCTCAGCGGGAAGGGTTCGGCTGAATGCTCAATTTGCTTTTCTCGCgacaacttttgaccattttgcctcttattttaacattttaatagttacatttctatcctcCGAATTTAGCGAGCCGTAAAAGTGACACCTGCCGTTTGCGGAGAGCCGAATGCCGGTAAATGACTTTATTTGATAACAAAACAATAGACAAAGTAGACAAAACCGAATAGTCGCGCTAGTCAGTACAAGGCAGCCATGTTTGCTAGCCGACTATACCACGAAAGTTGACTGCATTTCTGCGTCATGTCCGCGGGGAAAGTGCCCGCGGACGCTGCCGGTGGAAGCGGCCTGTTGCCGGGGAGCCGCGGCAGTAGGTCGTACGGCAGCCTGGTCCGGTCCAACATGTCCCCGGTCCGACGGAGACATATCGAACACCGGACACAGCCCGGGGAAACCATTCAGGGGCTTGCCCTGAAATATGGAGTCACTGTAAGTAGCTTCCAGtacttgttgttttttgtttgtaacaACCCTAATCTCTCTAAATATTGACTATCTTTGTCAAAAAAACGAACACGTTTGAatgttggactttttttttgacTGGTTGGAGTAACAGCAAGTTTCATGGAAATAAgcgaaaacataaaaaaacaaaaaaaaaactttatttacatGACAGTTGTCAAAGTAGCGACAAAAAGTAATGTGgatcgactttttttttttgctatatatACTAATATTTCTGTCGAATTGCTGGACTGGaaaaatctgtaaatatttattttgtttctcaATTAAATCACCAAATAAAAGTTGTGCTTTGctaaacattttaattaatttatatatataatcaaaattaaacaaactgatgaaaagagaatatttacatgtccttttttaaataaaaccctagaattaaaaatatatatatactaaagaGAATATTGACAGAttggaatatatttttaattaattctaatttttaaactaaataaaaatatccaAAGTGTCTAGAGAATATTTGCTGTTTACAGacacaaaaatgatttcaagGTCTACAAACATATCGGATTggttcaaaacagttgaaaatgttaattaataaatatataggtCATCACAATTAAACAAACTAatgaaaaaagaatatttacatttgtcattttttaataaaaaataaagaaaagagaaTGTTCACAGATTGGTATACATGTTCTATTAAGATGCAATAATATggataattgta is from Stigmatopora argus isolate UIUO_Sarg chromosome 4, RoL_Sarg_1.0, whole genome shotgun sequence and encodes:
- the scnm1 gene encoding sodium channel modifier 1, coding for MSFKREGNDNSQLNLLKKRRVADLLSNFIPDDEATLLSNGRYTCLVCHYRPVFDTVDMLTVHRKGKRHLEGLKVFYGKKTQLKHEITKRKQEIFIQAEDQQQEGSNFAAPLLEQTRKLTHHALLRTGPYNSCHRKTSTKTRKGPVSSKSLFQHRAPPCGITESNEVVIPTDAEQPSTTTRGRPDSETPTSEPMSSERRQELEHYLKLKSDGWLRDRSGHWVKDDNVEFDSDEDEPAPLK